A genomic stretch from Falco naumanni isolate bFalNau1 chromosome 4, bFalNau1.pat, whole genome shotgun sequence includes:
- the VPS35L gene encoding VPS35 endosomal protein-sorting factor-like isoform X2, translating into MAAFPWHARSRNYVSESEVCKLESVPLDFGDYHPLKPITVTESKTKKMNRKGSTSSTSSSSSSSVMDPLSSVLDGTDPLSLFAAAADPVTTTATMDSTRKKRDKDDSSAVGSDFEPWSSKRGEILARYTTTEKLSINLYMGSEKGKATTTGSAVSEKVRTRLEELDDLEEGSQKELLNLTQQDYMNRIEELNQSLKDAWSSDQKVKALKIVIQCSKLLSDTTVIQFYPSKFVLITDILDTFGKLVYERILSMCMDNRVSLPDNFSPEIVNDTAKETCLNWFFKIASIRELIPRFYVEAAILKCNKFLSKTGISECLPRLTSMIRGIGDPLVAVYARAYLCRVGMEVAPQLKESLNKNFFDFLLTFKQIHGDTVQNQLVVQCVEIPLYLTLYSPAIDWILQCIAYHAPEVLLTEMMERCKKLGNNALLLNSVMSAFRAEFIAARSMDFIAMIKECDESGFPKHLLFRSLGLNLALADPPENDRLQILNEAWKVITKLKNPQDYINCAEVWVEYTCRHFTKREVNTVLADVIKHMTPDRAFEDAYPQLQSIIQKVITYIYDFSLLFSVEKFLPFLDMFQKESVRVEVCKCIMESFIKHQQESTKDPVILNALLHICKTMHDSVNALTLEDEKRMLAALINGFIKMVSFGRDFEQQLSFYVEARSMFCNLEPVLVQLIHSVNQLAMETRKVMKGNHSRKTAAFVRACVAFCFITIPSLSGIFTRLNLYLHSGQVALANQCLSQADAFFKAAVSLVPEVPKMISVDGKMRPSDAFLLEFLCNFFSTLLVVPDHPEQGVLFLVRGLLNVIQDYTWEDNNDDKVRIYTNVLHLLSAMTQETYIYHVDKVDSNDTLYGGDSKFLAEINKLCETVIAQILDHLKTLGKEEAAYWIS; encoded by the exons GATCCTGTGACTACTACTGCTACCATG GATAGTACACGAAAGAAACGGGATAAAGATGACAGCTCAGCAGTAGGAAGTGACTTTGAACCATGGTCAAGCAAACGCGGTGAAATCCTTGCTAGATACACAACAACAGAGAAGCTCTCTATT AATCTGTACATGGGATCTGAAAAAG GAAAAGCTACAACTACTGGctcagcagtttctgaaaaagtGAGGACAAGGTTAGAAGAACTGGATGATCTGGAAGAG GGGTCACAGAAGGAGCTGTTGAATTTGACTCAGCAGGATTACATGAACCGAATTGAAGAACTAAACCAGTCTTTAAAGGATGCTTGGTCCTCTGATCAGAAAGTAAAAGCTCTGAAAATAGTCATCCAG TGTTCTAAGCTTCTTTCAGACACAACAGTAATCCAGTTTTATCCAagtaaatttgttttaattacagaTATCCTTGATACTTTTG GGAAACTAGTGTATGAAAGAATTCTGTCAATGTGCATGGACAATCGTGTCTCTTTGCCAG ataattTTTCTCCAGAGATTGTTAACGATACAGCTAAAGAAACTTGCTTGAACTGGTTTTTCAAGATTGCTTCAATCAGAGAACTCATTCCGAGATT TTACGTGGAAGCAGCAATACTGAAGTGCAATAAGTTCCTATCCAAAAC GGGGATTTCGGAATGTCTCCCACGTTTAACGTCTATGATTAGAGGAATTGGAGATCCGCTGGTTGCAGTCTATGCAAGAGCATACCTTTGCAGG GTTGGGATGGAAGTGGCACCACAGCTCAAAGAAAGCCTTAACAAAAATTTCTTTGACTTTCTTCTGACATTTAAACAA ATTCATGGGGATACAGTTCAGAATCAGCTGGTAGTACAATGTGTGGAGATTCCTTTGTATTTGACTCTGTATTCTCCTGCTATAGACTGGATTTTACAGTGTATTGCCTACCATGCTCCTGAA GTTCTGCTTACTGAGATGATGGAGAGATGCAAAAAATTGGGGAACAA TGCTCTGCTGTTGAATTCAGTAATGTCAGCATTCAGAGCAGAGTTTATTGCTGCAAGATCTATGGACTTCATTGCCATGATTAAAGAGTGTGATGAATCTGGATTCCCAAAG CATCTCCTCTTTCGCTCCTTGGGATTAAACTTGGCATTGGCTGATCCTCCTGAAAATGATCGCCTTCAAATATTAAATGAAGCCTGGAAGGTGATAACAAAGCTGAAGAACCCACAG GATTATATCAACTGTGCTGAAGTGTGGGTGGAGTATACATGCAGGCATTTTACG AAGCGAGAGGTCAATACAGTTTTGGCTGATGTTATCAAACACATGACTCCTGATCGAGCATTTGAAGATGCTTACCCACAg ctgcAGTCTATTATTCAGAAAGTTATTACCTATATCTATgacttctctctgcttttttcagtg GAGAAATTCCTGCCATTTCTGGATATGTTCCAGAAGGAAAGTGTGAGAGTGGAGGTTTGCAAGTGCATTATGGAATCTTTTATTAA gcATCAACAGGAATCTACAAAGGATCCTGTTATACTCAATGCTCTTCTGCATATCTGCAAGACGATGCATGATTCTGTGAA tgCACTAACACTTGAAGATGAGAAAAGAATGTTAGCAGCTTTGATAAATGGATTCATTAAAATG GTTTCATTTGGCCGTGACTTTGAACAACAGCTGAGTTTCTATGTTGAAGCCAGGTCAATGTTTTGCAATCTGGAGCCTGTTCTAGTCCAGTTGATTCAT TCTGTGAACCAACTAGCAATGGAAACAAGAAAGGTGATGAAAGGAAATCATTCCAGAAAGACTGCTGCATTTGTCAGG gCTTGTGTTGCCTTCTGCTTCATCACCATTCCATCTCTGAGTGGTATCTTCACACGTCTTAATCTGTATCTACACTCTGGACAGGTTGCTCTTGCAAATCAGTGCCTTTCACAAG ctgatgcttttttcaaagctgcagtGAGCCTTGTTCCTGAAGTGCCAAAAATGATCAGTGTAGATGGAAAGATGCGACCTTCTGATGCCTTCCTCCTGGAAttcctttgtaattttttttccacattattAGTTGTTCCG gaCCATCCAGAACAAGGAGTGTTGTTTCTTGTGCGAGGATTACTAAATGTGATCCAGGATTACACTTGGGAGGATAACAACGATGACAAAGTCAGGATTTATACTAATGTTTTGCATCTGCTGTCTGCAATGACTCAAGAAACATATATCTACCATGTAGATAAAG TTGATTCCAATGATACCCTGTATGGTGGAGACTCGAAGTTTCTGGCTGAAATTAATAAACTGTGTGAAACAGTGATAGCCCAGATCCTGGATCATCTGAAAACCCTTGGAAAAGAAGAG GCAGCTTACTGGATCTCTTGA